From the genome of Streptomyces sp. NBC_01260, one region includes:
- a CDS encoding peptide MFS transporter, which produces MSHTATDTEPAQPPPGDDHAFFGQPRGLMTLSGLEVWERFSFLGMQAILVLYFADTVSNGGMGMAAGTAASVSAAYGTLVYLVSVAGGWLADRILGSYRAVLYGGILIAIGHYAMAVPTNAMTWVGLGLISAGTGLLKPNVATMVGKLYRTDDERRDAGFALYYMGINIGAFLGPLVTGWLGDHASWHWGFSAAAFGMTLGLIQYVLGRRHLAGRKNTAEFALAPAPMRRAVRLIVIGAVVVAALATALALAGWLTMDRFVDLLTLISVIAPVVYFVVMFRSPRVSAEERGRLRPYVVLFLASVVFNFILFQAYSTMILLASANARTEIFGFHFPASWYASALGAFEVALAPVVAAVWARMGPRQPHASNKIAIGVILGGLSFLLMVLPTSGHSDDTYKMAAWWIVGSYLLLGLGDILVETSGMSATTKLAPKAFASQTMALWFLSLALANGIQSQIVKLYGEVSNPAYFGVNGAIAVVAGLAVVAAAPWLKRTMHPVR; this is translated from the coding sequence TTGTCCCACACCGCTACCGACACCGAACCCGCCCAGCCCCCGCCGGGTGACGACCACGCCTTCTTCGGCCAGCCACGAGGTCTGATGACCCTGTCCGGCCTGGAGGTCTGGGAGCGGTTCTCGTTCCTCGGCATGCAGGCCATCCTGGTCCTCTACTTCGCCGACACCGTCAGCAACGGTGGCATGGGGATGGCGGCCGGTACCGCCGCGTCCGTCTCCGCCGCCTACGGCACCCTCGTCTACCTGGTCTCCGTGGCCGGCGGCTGGCTGGCCGACCGGATTCTCGGCTCGTACCGCGCCGTCCTGTACGGCGGCATCCTCATCGCCATCGGGCATTACGCCATGGCGGTGCCCACCAACGCCATGACCTGGGTCGGCCTCGGCCTGATCAGTGCCGGAACGGGCCTGCTCAAGCCCAATGTGGCCACCATGGTCGGCAAGCTCTACCGCACCGACGACGAGCGCCGCGACGCCGGCTTCGCCCTCTATTACATGGGCATCAACATCGGCGCGTTCCTCGGCCCGCTGGTCACCGGCTGGCTCGGTGACCACGCGAGCTGGCACTGGGGCTTCTCGGCCGCCGCCTTCGGTATGACGCTCGGCCTGATCCAGTACGTACTGGGCCGGCGTCACCTGGCCGGGCGTAAGAACACCGCCGAATTCGCCCTGGCCCCCGCACCGATGCGCCGAGCCGTCCGGCTCATCGTCATCGGCGCCGTCGTGGTCGCCGCGCTCGCCACCGCACTGGCGCTGGCGGGCTGGCTGACCATGGACCGCTTCGTCGACCTGCTCACCCTCATCTCGGTGATCGCACCGGTCGTGTACTTCGTGGTGATGTTCAGGAGCCCCCGGGTCAGCGCCGAGGAGCGCGGCAGGCTGCGGCCGTACGTGGTGCTGTTCCTGGCCTCCGTCGTCTTCAACTTCATCCTCTTCCAGGCGTACTCGACGATGATTCTGCTGGCGTCGGCCAACGCCCGCACGGAGATCTTCGGCTTCCACTTCCCGGCCAGCTGGTACGCCTCGGCGCTCGGCGCGTTCGAGGTGGCACTCGCTCCGGTGGTCGCCGCCGTCTGGGCGAGGATGGGCCCGCGCCAGCCGCACGCGTCCAACAAGATCGCGATCGGAGTGATCCTCGGCGGGCTCTCGTTCCTGCTGATGGTCCTGCCGACCTCCGGGCACTCCGACGACACCTACAAGATGGCCGCCTGGTGGATCGTCGGCTCGTACCTGCTGCTCGGACTCGGCGACATCCTGGTGGAGACCTCCGGCATGTCCGCGACCACCAAGCTCGCCCCCAAGGCGTTCGCCAGCCAGACGATGGCTCTCTGGTTCCTCTCACTGGCCCTCGCCAACGGAATCCAGTCCCAGATCGTGAAGCTGTACGGCGAGGTCTCCAACCCCGCCTACTTCGGTGTCAATGGCGCTATCGCGGTGGTGGCCGGTCTGGCCGTCGTCGCCGCCGCCCCCTGGCTCAAGCGCACCATGCACCCCGTCCGATGA
- a CDS encoding CocE/NonD family hydrolase, giving the protein MHIRTELPYETTHEDIRIPLPDGTRLYARIWRPVTDEPVPALLEYLPYRLSDWTAPRDWQRHPWYAGHGYASVRVDVRGHGNSEGLPGDEYDAAELADGVAVIHWLAQQEWCSGRVGMFGISWGGFNSLQIAALAPEPLKAIVTVCSTDDRYDNDVHYMGGSVLAVDMHAWAATMLAFVCRPPDPAQVGDAWKDMWLERLEAVDPFIHTWLAHQTRDDYWKHGSVCEDYSAIKANVLAVGGWHDPYRDTVLRLVEHLDPAKVRGLIGPWSHQYPDRGLPPGPGIGFLQETLRWWDQHLKEKDTGVMSEPLLRSWISESHRPATVYETLPGRWVGDTSWPSENVAPVAYALKGGPQTVHSPQQTGVDAGRFFPFGNDADLPPDQRDEDAKSVCFEFPVEDAPIEILGRPWVQLRIRMDVPRGQAVARLCDVAPDGSSTLVTRGVLNLAARHGRDRAQDWPVGATEDVTFELNGIGHTFPPGHRIRLAISSSYWPWIWPQAGSAGFTLDAEGSFVELPVRRHTEDPAIHFEEPEQSQPLGVVYPATLDEQRPERLVIRDVAKGEWRMEVDPRYGGTRVYPDGLEFTEDAVETYTIQESDPLSARTRSDWTVRLHRPEMAWDTLIETRSEISADATHFITSNEVVCKDSGDVVFHRTWEKRIPRTAG; this is encoded by the coding sequence ATGCACATCCGCACCGAACTCCCGTACGAGACGACCCACGAGGACATCCGTATCCCGCTGCCGGACGGCACCCGGCTGTACGCCCGGATCTGGCGGCCGGTCACCGATGAACCGGTGCCCGCCCTGCTTGAGTACCTGCCCTACCGGCTGAGCGACTGGACGGCGCCGCGCGACTGGCAGCGCCACCCCTGGTACGCGGGCCACGGCTACGCCTCGGTGCGCGTCGACGTGCGCGGCCACGGCAACAGCGAGGGGCTGCCGGGCGACGAGTACGACGCGGCCGAGCTCGCGGACGGCGTCGCCGTCATCCACTGGCTGGCCCAGCAGGAGTGGTGCTCGGGCCGCGTCGGCATGTTCGGCATCTCCTGGGGCGGCTTCAACTCCCTCCAGATCGCCGCGCTCGCCCCCGAGCCGCTGAAGGCGATCGTCACCGTGTGCTCGACGGACGACCGCTACGACAACGACGTCCACTACATGGGCGGCTCGGTCCTCGCCGTGGACATGCACGCCTGGGCCGCCACGATGCTGGCCTTCGTCTGCCGGCCGCCCGACCCGGCCCAGGTCGGCGACGCGTGGAAGGACATGTGGCTGGAACGGCTCGAAGCGGTCGACCCCTTCATCCACACCTGGCTGGCCCACCAGACACGCGACGACTACTGGAAGCACGGCAGCGTCTGCGAGGACTACTCCGCCATCAAGGCGAACGTCCTGGCGGTCGGCGGCTGGCACGACCCGTACCGCGACACCGTCCTCCGGCTCGTCGAGCACCTGGACCCGGCGAAGGTCCGCGGGCTGATCGGGCCGTGGTCGCACCAGTACCCCGACCGCGGTCTGCCGCCGGGGCCCGGCATCGGCTTCCTCCAGGAGACGCTGCGCTGGTGGGACCAGCACCTGAAGGAGAAGGACACCGGCGTCATGTCGGAGCCACTGCTGCGCTCCTGGATCAGCGAGTCGCACCGGCCCGCCACGGTCTACGAGACGCTGCCCGGCCGCTGGGTCGGGGACACCAGCTGGCCGTCGGAGAACGTCGCGCCCGTCGCGTACGCCCTCAAGGGCGGCCCGCAGACCGTCCACTCGCCACAGCAGACCGGGGTGGACGCGGGCCGGTTCTTCCCGTTCGGCAACGACGCCGACCTACCGCCCGACCAGCGCGACGAGGACGCCAAGTCGGTGTGCTTCGAGTTCCCGGTCGAGGACGCCCCGATCGAGATCCTGGGCCGCCCCTGGGTGCAGCTGCGCATCCGGATGGACGTACCGCGCGGCCAGGCCGTCGCCCGGCTCTGCGACGTCGCCCCCGACGGCTCCTCCACGCTCGTCACCCGCGGCGTCCTCAACCTCGCCGCCCGGCACGGCCGGGACCGCGCCCAGGACTGGCCGGTGGGGGCGACCGAGGACGTGACGTTCGAGCTGAACGGCATCGGGCACACCTTCCCGCCCGGCCACCGGATCAGGCTCGCGATCTCCTCCTCGTACTGGCCCTGGATCTGGCCGCAGGCCGGTTCGGCGGGCTTCACGCTGGACGCCGAGGGCAGCTTCGTCGAACTGCCGGTGCGCCGGCACACCGAGGACCCCGCGATCCACTTCGAGGAGCCGGAGCAGTCGCAGCCGCTCGGTGTCGTCTACCCGGCCACGCTCGACGAGCAGCGCCCCGAGCGCCTGGTGATCCGCGATGTCGCCAAGGGCGAGTGGCGGATGGAGGTGGACCCGCGCTACGGCGGCACCCGGGTCTACCCGGACGGCCTCGAATTCACCGAGGACGCGGTCGAGACGTACACGATCCAGGAGAGCGACCCGCTCTCCGCACGCACCCGCTCCGACTGGACGGTCCGGCTGCACCGCCCGGAGATGGCCTGGGACACGCTGATCGAGACGCGCTCCGAGATCTCCGCCGACGCGACCCACTTCATCACCTCCAACGAGGTGGTCTGCAAGGACAGCGGCGACGTCGTCTTCCACCGGACCTGGGAGAAGCGCATCCCGCGCACCGCGGGCTGA
- the fahA gene encoding fumarylacetoacetase has product MPEQSSPLELAEGDPFGPHNLPYGVFSAPDRPGERRVGVRIGSHVLDAGAAALALGSPYAQLLAQPDLMPLLAAGRTAWSDVRRALTAWVTVPAHRADIEPLLHPVDSVTLHLPYRVADYVDFYASENHATNVGRIFRPDGDALTPNWKHLPIGYHGRAGTVVVSGTDVTRPSGQRKAPADPAPVFGPSVKLDIEAEVGFVVGTGSEQGRPVALADFREHVFGLSLLNDWSARDIQAWEYVPLGPFLGKSFATSVSAWVTPLEALDAARTAPPARDFPLLPYLDDTDEEQPGGFDLRLSVAINGQVVAEPPFSTMYWTAAQQLAQMTVNGASLRTGDLYGSGTISGAEPAQRGSLLELTWNGRDPLELPEGKRTFLEDGDTVTLTAWAPGPDGTRVGLGEVTGRIVSAP; this is encoded by the coding sequence ATGCCCGAGCAGAGCAGCCCGCTCGAACTGGCCGAGGGCGATCCCTTCGGCCCGCACAACCTTCCGTACGGCGTTTTCTCCGCCCCCGACCGGCCCGGTGAGCGACGGGTCGGCGTCCGCATCGGCAGCCATGTGCTGGACGCCGGCGCGGCCGCGCTGGCCCTCGGCTCGCCCTACGCGCAACTGCTGGCCCAGCCCGACCTGATGCCGCTGCTCGCGGCCGGCCGCACCGCCTGGAGCGATGTGCGCCGGGCGCTTACCGCGTGGGTGACGGTCCCGGCCCACCGCGCGGACATAGAGCCACTGCTGCACCCGGTGGACTCCGTGACGCTCCACCTGCCCTACCGGGTGGCGGACTACGTCGACTTCTACGCCAGCGAGAACCACGCCACCAACGTCGGCCGGATCTTCCGCCCGGACGGTGACGCGCTCACGCCCAACTGGAAGCATCTGCCCATCGGTTACCACGGCAGGGCGGGCACGGTCGTGGTCTCCGGCACGGATGTGACGCGCCCGTCGGGCCAGCGCAAGGCCCCCGCCGACCCGGCTCCGGTCTTCGGCCCGTCCGTGAAGCTGGACATCGAGGCCGAGGTCGGATTCGTCGTCGGCACCGGCTCCGAGCAGGGCCGTCCCGTCGCACTCGCCGACTTCCGCGAGCACGTCTTCGGCCTGTCTCTGCTCAACGACTGGTCGGCGCGCGACATCCAGGCGTGGGAGTACGTACCGCTGGGACCCTTCCTCGGCAAGTCGTTCGCCACCTCGGTATCGGCCTGGGTGACCCCGCTGGAGGCCCTGGACGCCGCCCGCACCGCCCCGCCCGCACGCGACTTCCCGCTGCTGCCCTACCTCGACGACACGGACGAGGAGCAGCCCGGCGGCTTCGACCTCCGGCTCTCCGTCGCCATCAACGGCCAGGTCGTCGCGGAACCGCCGTTCTCCACCATGTACTGGACGGCGGCCCAGCAGCTGGCGCAGATGACGGTGAACGGCGCCTCGCTGCGCACCGGTGACCTGTACGGCTCCGGCACCATCAGCGGCGCCGAGCCCGCCCAGCGCGGCTCGCTGCTCGAACTCACCTGGAACGGCCGCGATCCGCTGGAACTCCCCGAGGGCAAGCGGACGTTCCTGGAGGACGGCGACACGGTGACGCTGACGGCCTGGGCACCGGGACCGGACGGCACCCGGGTCGGTCTCGGCGAGGTGACCGGACGGATCGTCTCCGCGCCATGA
- a CDS encoding GPP34 family phosphoprotein: MIPPPPEPTLPEELLLLAPDPRRGRPYCRSRFLEYAMAGAALAELSLQGWITEERGRALAALVSAADLSRFVAADRTRRGGG; encoded by the coding sequence ATGATCCCGCCGCCGCCCGAACCGACGCTGCCCGAGGAACTGCTGCTGCTCGCGCCGGACCCCCGGCGCGGCAGACCGTACTGCCGCAGCCGCTTCCTGGAGTACGCGATGGCCGGGGCGGCCCTGGCCGAGCTGTCACTCCAGGGGTGGATCACCGAAGAGCGCGGACGGGCACTCGCCGCACTCGTCTCGGCGGCGGACCTGTCCCGCTTCGTCGCCGCCGACCGGACCAGGCGGGGCGGCGGGTAG
- a CDS encoding Uma2 family endonuclease, which yields MSIEPEASEPRWAVPPVGGWTADDLDTLPNLPPHTELIDGSLVFVSPQTVFHERAIDYLKWQLQSLAPLDLEVFREFTIDVDFQNRPEPDVVVVRADAVESLRQTRFPASSVLLAIEVVSDESITRDRETKPVKYARAKIPHYWRVENQDGRAVVYVFELEPATGAYTSTGIFHDRMKVSAPFPVDLDLTAIVSRRRATASE from the coding sequence ATGAGCATCGAACCCGAGGCCTCCGAGCCGCGGTGGGCGGTCCCGCCCGTGGGCGGCTGGACCGCCGATGACCTGGACACGCTTCCCAATCTGCCTCCGCACACGGAGCTGATCGACGGGAGCCTGGTTTTCGTGAGTCCGCAGACCGTATTCCACGAGCGCGCGATCGACTATCTCAAGTGGCAGTTGCAGTCACTCGCGCCGCTCGACCTGGAGGTCTTTCGGGAATTCACCATCGACGTCGACTTCCAGAACCGCCCCGAGCCCGATGTGGTCGTCGTCCGCGCCGACGCGGTCGAGAGTCTGCGGCAGACCCGGTTCCCCGCGAGCAGTGTGCTGCTCGCGATCGAGGTCGTGTCCGACGAGTCCATCACGCGTGACCGTGAGACCAAGCCCGTGAAGTACGCGCGGGCGAAGATCCCGCACTACTGGCGGGTGGAGAACCAGGACGGCCGCGCCGTCGTCTACGTCTTCGAGCTGGAGCCGGCGACCGGGGCCTACACCTCCACCGGGATCTTCCATGACCGGATGAAGGTGTCCGCGCCCTTCCCCGTCGACCTCGACCTGACCGCGATCGTCTCCCGCCGCCGGGCGACGGCCTCCGAGTAG
- the recQ gene encoding DNA helicase RecQ → MGVTESDARQTLHRVFGYEAFRGEQEAVVDHVVAGGDAVVLMPTGGGKSLCYQIPSLVRSGTGIVISPLIALMQDQVDALRALGVRAGFVNSTQDLDERRSMEAQYVAGELDLLYLAPERLRLDSTLGLLSRGEISVFAIDEAHCVAQWGHDFRPDYLALSVLGERWPDVPRIALTATATAATHQEITQRLGMPDAKHFVAGFDRPNIQYRIVPKADPKKQLLSFLKEEHAGDAGIVYCLSRNSTEKTAEYLCRNGIEAVPYHAGLDAGTRARHQSRFLREEGLVVVATIAFGMGIDKPDVRFVAHLDLPKSVEGYYQETGRAGRDGAPSTAWMAYGLQDVVQQRKLIQGGEGDEAFRRRAASHLDSMLALCETVRCRRAQLLKYFGQEPATASCGNCDTCLAPPETWDGTVVSQKLLSTVVRLKRERGQKFGAGQIIDILLGRKTAKIIQFDHDQLSVFGIGEELAEAEWRGVVRQLLAQGLLAVEGEYGTLVLTEESGSVLGREREVLLRKEAPKPASRSSKGDRKAKSSAAAAELPEQAVPVFEALRAWRGAQAKELGLPAYVIFHDATLREIATLRPGSTAELGGVSGLGEKKLATYGDGVLEVLASFGDAPAETSAPAQPSAPAQPPAPAPEAAPAPTAEAAPAPAAVPAPAVPAPAVAPRPAVQDADPEFGWDEEPPEYE, encoded by the coding sequence ATGGGTGTGACCGAGAGTGATGCGCGGCAGACGCTCCACCGGGTTTTCGGGTACGAGGCGTTCCGGGGCGAGCAGGAAGCGGTCGTCGACCATGTGGTGGCCGGCGGCGACGCCGTCGTGCTCATGCCGACCGGCGGCGGCAAGTCGCTCTGCTACCAGATCCCGTCCCTGGTCAGGTCCGGTACGGGCATCGTCATCTCGCCGCTGATCGCCCTGATGCAGGACCAGGTGGATGCCCTGCGGGCGCTGGGCGTGCGGGCCGGGTTCGTCAACTCCACGCAGGACCTGGACGAGCGGCGCTCCATGGAGGCCCAGTACGTCGCGGGCGAGCTCGACCTGCTGTACCTGGCCCCGGAGCGGCTCCGGCTGGACTCCACCCTCGGTCTGCTCTCCCGCGGTGAGATCTCCGTCTTCGCCATCGACGAGGCGCACTGCGTCGCCCAGTGGGGCCACGACTTCCGGCCCGACTACCTGGCCCTGTCCGTGCTGGGCGAGCGCTGGCCCGACGTACCGCGTATCGCGCTCACGGCGACGGCGACCGCGGCCACGCACCAGGAGATCACCCAGCGCCTGGGCATGCCCGACGCCAAGCACTTCGTGGCGGGCTTCGACCGGCCCAACATCCAGTACCGCATCGTGCCCAAGGCCGACCCGAAGAAGCAGCTGCTGTCCTTCCTCAAGGAGGAGCACGCCGGGGACGCGGGCATCGTCTACTGCCTCTCGCGCAACTCCACCGAGAAGACCGCCGAGTACCTCTGCCGCAATGGCATCGAGGCCGTCCCCTACCACGCGGGTCTGGACGCCGGCACCCGAGCGCGCCACCAGTCCCGCTTCCTGCGCGAGGAGGGCCTGGTCGTCGTCGCGACGATCGCCTTCGGCATGGGCATCGACAAGCCGGACGTGCGCTTCGTCGCCCACCTCGACCTGCCGAAGTCCGTCGAGGGGTACTACCAGGAGACGGGCCGGGCCGGCCGGGACGGCGCCCCCTCCACGGCCTGGATGGCCTACGGGCTCCAGGACGTCGTCCAGCAGCGCAAGCTCATCCAGGGCGGCGAGGGCGACGAGGCCTTCCGCCGCCGGGCCGCCTCGCACCTGGACTCCATGCTGGCCCTGTGCGAGACCGTGCGGTGCCGCCGGGCCCAGCTGCTGAAGTACTTCGGCCAGGAGCCCGCCACGGCCTCCTGCGGCAACTGCGACACCTGCCTGGCCCCGCCCGAGACCTGGGACGGCACCGTGGTCTCCCAGAAGCTGCTGTCCACGGTGGTACGGCTGAAGCGGGAGCGCGGGCAGAAGTTCGGCGCCGGCCAGATCATCGACATCCTGCTGGGCCGCAAGACGGCGAAGATCATCCAGTTCGACCACGACCAGCTCTCGGTGTTCGGCATCGGCGAGGAGCTGGCCGAGGCGGAGTGGCGGGGTGTGGTCCGGCAGCTGCTGGCCCAGGGCCTCCTCGCGGTCGAGGGCGAGTACGGCACGCTGGTGCTGACGGAGGAGAGCGGTTCGGTCCTCGGCCGGGAGCGCGAGGTGCTGCTGCGCAAGGAGGCGCCGAAGCCCGCGTCGCGCTCCTCGAAGGGCGACCGGAAGGCGAAGTCCTCGGCGGCGGCCGCCGAGCTGCCCGAGCAGGCCGTGCCGGTGTTCGAGGCGCTGCGCGCCTGGCGCGGCGCCCAGGCGAAGGAGCTGGGCCTCCCGGCGTACGTGATCTTCCACGACGCGACGCTGCGCGAGATCGCGACGCTGCGTCCGGGCTCGACCGCCGAGCTCGGTGGTGTCAGCGGCCTGGGGGAGAAGAAGCTGGCGACGTACGGGGACGGGGTGCTGGAGGTGCTCGCGTCGTTCGGCGACGCACCCGCGGAGACCTCGGCCCCGGCACAGCCCTCGGCCCCGGCACAGCCCCCGGCCCCCGCGCCGGAAGCGGCCCCGGCACCGACCGCGGAAGCGGCCCCCGCCCCGGCGGCCGTACCCGCACCTGCCGTACCCGCACCTGCCGTAGCGCCCCGCCCCGCCGTCCAGGACGCCGATCCGGAGTTCGGCTGGGACGAGGAGCCGCCCGAGTACGAGTGA
- the nuoN gene encoding NADH-quinone oxidoreductase subunit NuoN: MSATAVHSLWTMAGGVTSAAPDEKFKAPVIEYAQLTPVLIVIGVAVLGVLVEAFVPRRARYHTQVFLAVVALVAAFAAVVGLAAGGYGTTKAHIAAMGAVAIDGPALFLQGTILLTSLVAVFTFAERRLDPASHGNRVDSFAAQAASVPGSDSEKAAVKAGFTTTEVFPLILFSVAGMLVFPAANDLLTLFVALEVFSLPLYLLCAVARRKRLMSQEAAVKYFLLGAFSSAFLLFGIALIYGYAGSVSYARIASVVDGSIQKIDPALADTMGNDALLLIGGAMILTGLLFKVGAVPFHMWTPDVYQGAPTPVTGFMAAATKVAAFGALLRLLYVVLPGLTWDLRPVMWGVAIVTMLGGAIVAITQTDIKRLLAYSSIAHAGFILAGVIAATPEGISSVLFYLATYSFVTVGAFAVVTLVRDAGGEATHLSKWAGLGRRSPLVAAVFAVFLLAFAGIPLTSGFAGKFAVFKAAADGGAGGLVVVGVISSAIAAFFYIRVIVLMFFSEPKADGPTVAVPSPLTMTTIAVGVAVTLVLGLAPQYFLDLASQAGVFVR, encoded by the coding sequence GTGAGCGCAACAGCTGTCCACAGCCTGTGGACAATGGCGGGCGGGGTGACATCGGCCGCCCCTGACGAGAAGTTCAAGGCGCCGGTCATCGAGTACGCCCAGCTGACCCCGGTCCTGATCGTGATCGGAGTCGCCGTCCTGGGCGTGCTCGTCGAGGCCTTCGTGCCGCGCCGGGCCCGCTACCACACACAGGTCTTCTTGGCCGTCGTCGCCCTGGTCGCCGCGTTCGCCGCGGTGGTCGGCCTGGCGGCCGGCGGATACGGTACGACAAAGGCGCACATCGCCGCGATGGGGGCCGTCGCCATCGACGGGCCCGCCCTGTTCCTTCAGGGCACCATCCTGCTGACGTCGCTGGTCGCCGTGTTCACCTTCGCCGAGCGGCGGCTCGATCCCGCGTCGCACGGCAACCGCGTCGACTCGTTCGCCGCACAGGCCGCCTCGGTCCCCGGCAGCGACAGCGAGAAGGCCGCGGTCAAGGCCGGGTTCACCACCACCGAGGTCTTCCCGCTGATCCTCTTCTCGGTGGCGGGCATGCTGGTCTTCCCCGCGGCCAACGATCTGCTGACGCTCTTCGTGGCCCTGGAAGTCTTCTCGCTCCCGCTCTACCTCCTGTGCGCCGTCGCCCGCCGCAAGCGGCTGATGTCGCAGGAGGCCGCGGTGAAGTACTTCCTGCTCGGCGCCTTCTCCTCGGCGTTCCTGCTCTTCGGGATCGCCCTGATCTACGGTTACGCCGGCTCCGTCTCGTACGCCCGGATCGCCTCCGTCGTGGACGGCTCCATCCAGAAGATCGACCCGGCGCTCGCCGACACCATGGGCAACGACGCGCTGCTGCTCATCGGCGGCGCGATGATCCTGACCGGCCTGCTCTTCAAGGTCGGCGCGGTTCCCTTCCACATGTGGACCCCGGACGTCTACCAGGGCGCCCCGACCCCGGTCACCGGCTTCATGGCCGCGGCCACGAAGGTCGCCGCGTTCGGTGCGCTGCTGCGCCTGCTGTACGTGGTGCTGCCCGGTCTCACCTGGGACCTGCGGCCGGTCATGTGGGGCGTCGCGATCGTCACGATGCTGGGCGGCGCGATCGTCGCCATCACCCAGACCGACATCAAGCGGCTGCTGGCCTACTCCTCGATCGCGCACGCCGGCTTCATCCTCGCCGGTGTCATCGCGGCCACGCCGGAGGGCATCTCCTCGGTCCTCTTCTACCTGGCCACGTACTCCTTCGTGACGGTCGGCGCCTTCGCCGTCGTCACCCTGGTGCGTGACGCGGGCGGCGAGGCCACGCATCTGTCGAAGTGGGCCGGGCTCGGCCGTCGCTCGCCGCTGGTCGCCGCGGTCTTCGCGGTGTTCCTGCTGGCCTTCGCCGGTATCCCGCTCACCTCGGGCTTCGCCGGGAAGTTCGCGGTGTTCAAGGCCGCGGCCGACGGCGGCGCCGGCGGACTGGTCGTCGTCGGTGTGATCTCCTCGGCGATCGCCGCGTTCTTCTACATCCGCGTCATCGTGCTGATGTTCTTCAGTGAGCCGAAGGCGGACGGCCCCACGGTCGCCGTCCCGTCCCCGCTGACGATGACCACGATCGCGGTCGGGGTCGCGGTCACGCTGGTGCTGGGCCTGGCCCCGCAGTACTTCCTGGACCTGGCGAGCCAGGCGGGAGTCTTCGTGCGGTAG
- a CDS encoding NADH-quinone oxidoreductase subunit M translates to MSFPLLTATAVLPAIGAIATAAVPAARRTAAKWLALLFSLGTLVLAGVVLARFEPGGSRFQLTESHAWIKDFGVRYELGVDGIGVALLALTALLMPFIILAGWHDADPLESQSRRWRPTQGFFALMLMTEAMVILSFEATDVFVFYILFEAMLIPMYFLIGGFGDRATSSAAAAAAGGGDENAAAQRSYAAVKFLLYNLVGGLIMLAAVIGLYTVAGTFSLSEIAEARANGTFSMATSTERWLFLGFFFAFAVKAPLWPLHTWLPNAMGEATSPVAVLLTAVVDKVGTFAMMRFCLQLFPEASKWATPVILVLALISIVYGALLAVGQRDIKRLIAYASISHFGFIVLGIFAMTSQGQSGATLYMVNHGISTAALMLVAGFLITRRGSRLIADYGGVQKVAPILAGTFLIGGLATLSLPGLAPFVSEFLVLVGVFSAYPAVGIIATTGIVLAAIYVLVLYQRTMTGPVKAEVQGMADLKVRELVVVVPLIALLIFLGVYPKPLTDIVNPAVQHTMSDVQKKDPQPEVEAAK, encoded by the coding sequence ATGTCCTTTCCCCTCCTGACAGCGACGGCGGTGCTCCCGGCGATCGGCGCGATCGCCACCGCCGCCGTCCCGGCCGCACGGCGCACCGCCGCCAAATGGCTGGCGCTGCTGTTCTCGCTGGGCACCCTGGTGCTCGCGGGCGTCGTGCTCGCCCGCTTCGAACCCGGCGGCAGCCGCTTCCAGCTCACCGAATCGCACGCCTGGATCAAGGACTTCGGCGTCCGGTACGAGCTGGGGGTGGACGGCATCGGCGTGGCGCTCCTGGCGCTCACCGCCCTGCTCATGCCCTTCATCATCCTGGCGGGCTGGCACGATGCCGACCCCCTGGAGAGCCAGAGCCGGCGCTGGCGGCCGACCCAGGGCTTCTTCGCCCTGATGCTGATGACCGAAGCGATGGTGATCCTCTCCTTCGAGGCCACCGACGTCTTCGTCTTCTACATCCTGTTCGAAGCCATGCTCATCCCGATGTACTTCCTCATCGGCGGCTTCGGGGACCGGGCCACCTCCTCCGCGGCCGCTGCGGCGGCGGGCGGCGGCGACGAGAACGCCGCGGCCCAACGCTCGTACGCAGCAGTGAAGTTCCTCCTGTACAACCTGGTCGGCGGCCTCATCATGCTGGCCGCGGTGATCGGGCTCTACACGGTCGCGGGGACGTTCTCGCTCTCCGAGATCGCCGAGGCCCGCGCCAACGGCACGTTCTCCATGGCGACCAGCACCGAGCGCTGGCTCTTCCTCGGGTTCTTCTTCGCCTTCGCGGTGAAGGCCCCGCTGTGGCCGCTGCACACCTGGCTGCCCAACGCCATGGGGGAGGCGACCTCCCCGGTCGCCGTGCTGCTCACCGCGGTCGTCGACAAGGTCGGCACCTTCGCGATGATGCGCTTCTGCCTCCAGCTCTTCCCGGAGGCCAGCAAGTGGGCCACGCCGGTGATCCTGGTCCTGGCGCTGATCAGCATCGTGTACGGGGCGCTGCTCGCCGTCGGCCAGCGCGACATCAAGCGGCTGATCGCCTACGCGTCGATCTCGCACTTCGGCTTCATCGTCCTCGGCATCTTCGCCATGACGAGCCAGGGCCAGTCGGGCGCGACGCTCTACATGGTCAACCACGGCATCTCGACGGCCGCGCTGATGCTGGTGGCGGGCTTCCTGATCACCCGGCGCGGCTCGCGGCTCATCGCCGACTACGGCGGAGTGCAGAAGGTGGCGCCGATCCTGGCCGGCACCTTCCTGATCGGTGGTCTGGCCACCCTGTCGCTGCCGGGGCTCGCCCCGTTCGTCAGTGAGTTCCTGGTCCTGGTCGGGGTGTTCTCCGCGTATCCGGCGGTCGGCATCATCGCCACCACCGGGATCGTGCTCGCCGCGATCTACGTCCTGGTCCTCTACCAGCGGACGATGACGGGACCGGTCAAGGCCGAGGTCCAGGGCATGGCGGACCTCAAGGTCCGTGAGCTGGTGGTGGTCGTCCCGCTGATCGCACTGCTGATCTTCCTGGGCGTCTACCCGAAGCCGTTGACGGACATCGTCAACCCGGCGGTGCAGCACACCATGTCGGACGTACAGAAGAAGGACCCCCAGCCCGAGGTGGAGGCCGCCAAGTGA